The following are encoded together in the Dyella terrae genome:
- a CDS encoding LacI family DNA-binding transcriptional regulator, with translation MSRVTINDVARASDTSKKTVSRVLNNEPNVRDSVRERVLAAVAELHYRPLTSARSLATNRSFSIGLLYDNLSPSYIMEVQAGVLEACEARQYSMMVQPLVSTAPDFVERVEGILSRHQPDGLILTPPITDHAKLLKYLRESELPFASIAPRQPKDCIGVMLHEREAAAEMVAHLASLGHRRIAHILGDPKHGAGIWRLAGYRDGMKRAGLKEDPAYMVQGQFSFESGVAATRHLLALKRRPTAIFAADDDMAVGAIWAAAEAGVSVPGEISICGFDDTTIATQVWPPLTTVHQPVREMGKRATEELLLRVSGKGEARMVEVGYEMRMRASTAPAPESRAILQPRH, from the coding sequence ATGTCACGCGTGACCATCAATGACGTCGCCCGTGCTTCGGACACCTCGAAGAAGACCGTATCGCGCGTACTCAACAACGAGCCAAACGTGCGCGACTCGGTGCGGGAACGTGTGCTGGCCGCCGTAGCAGAGCTGCACTATCGGCCACTCACATCAGCGCGGAGTCTGGCGACAAACCGCTCCTTCTCCATCGGCCTGCTCTACGACAACTTGTCGCCGAGCTACATCATGGAAGTCCAGGCCGGCGTACTGGAAGCATGCGAAGCCAGGCAGTACAGCATGATGGTGCAGCCCCTAGTGTCCACCGCACCGGATTTCGTGGAGCGCGTCGAGGGCATTCTTTCCCGACACCAACCGGATGGACTGATTCTTACGCCGCCCATCACCGATCACGCGAAGCTGCTCAAGTACCTGCGCGAGAGTGAGCTTCCGTTTGCGTCGATCGCCCCGCGCCAACCCAAGGACTGCATCGGCGTGATGCTGCACGAACGCGAAGCCGCTGCGGAAATGGTGGCACACCTTGCGTCACTGGGGCATCGTCGCATTGCGCACATCCTTGGCGACCCCAAGCACGGCGCAGGCATCTGGCGCCTCGCCGGTTATCGCGACGGCATGAAGCGCGCGGGATTGAAGGAAGACCCTGCGTACATGGTCCAGGGCCAGTTTTCTTTCGAGTCCGGCGTGGCCGCCACCCGCCACCTGCTCGCGCTGAAACGCCGACCCACTGCCATTTTTGCGGCTGATGACGATATGGCCGTTGGCGCAATCTGGGCCGCTGCAGAGGCTGGGGTTTCCGTTCCTGGCGAGATATCTATTTGCGGCTTCGACGACACCACCATCGCGACGCAGGTGTGGCCGCCACTGACTACCGTTCATCAGCCTGTGCGCGAGATGGGCAAACGCGCTACCGAGGAGCTGCTACTTCGCGTATCGGGCAAGGGAGAAGCCCGCATGGTCGAAGTCGGCTACGAGATGCGCATGCGCGCGTCAACAGCACCAGCCCCTGAATCGAGGGCGATCTTGCAGCCCCGCCACTGA
- a CDS encoding glycoside hydrolase family 2 protein: MAVFFAPDAHAQTPYAATKVPVDAGIVTAIDHWQIQDSAKAQEGGADISATGFATKEWYPVSGRATVMAGLLENHAFKNDVFYSDNLRAVQVPDASGNLFVTPWWYRTDITLTKNPAGRHTLLRANGLIASADVWLNGHQVADHADVAGAYPVYEFDVTRWVHAGANVLAMQIHPADPRKSLSIGWVDWNPTPPDNNMGPWRGVDIVQTGPVALSYPEVLSALSLPDLSHATLTVKVTAKNLDTVAHDATIAGTVAGVALQQTVHLASGQTQVVSFSPATTPGLALDHPKIWWPVGMGDHPLYSLEMTAAVEGTTSDRATATFGIRSVSSSLTKQGYRQFFINGKPLLIRGGGWAPDMFLRDDPARMDAEFNYVLNLGLNTIRSEGKLENQRFYDLADQNGILVLAGWECCDKWESAAKTGGSPWTAADLKVAENSMASEARLLRNHPSVIGFYIGSDNAPPPPIAKMYVDTLHAEDWSLPIISAAADQGTAETGPSGMKMAGPYDWIPPAYWYADKLGGAFGFDSEVSAGADIPRLEDVQRMLSPQEQEALWKYPDARQYHASADWSEFAVLTPFDNALAHRYGTPTSLADYVAKAQLDNYDNVRAQFEAFNARMNAAKPATGVIYWMLNNAWPSLHWHLYDYFMNPAGAYFGAKKANELVHIQYSYDSKDIVLVNHALDDVHGLQAGVRVRNLDGSVLYEKHLQGIDLAGNHAQPLATLPTIAKLSPTYFIELDLTASDGKPISRNVYWLSTRTDVLDWAKSNWYLTPLTQYADLTALASLPAATSEVHATTRREGNDNVTTVTLSVPESSKAVALFQHVSIRRGANGDLALPIRWTDNDITLWPGESIVLTAQYTAQGTADPVVEVTGWNVSTQRVATGATRGTVH, encoded by the coding sequence ATGGCGGTTTTTTTCGCGCCGGACGCACACGCCCAGACGCCCTACGCCGCCACCAAAGTGCCGGTCGACGCGGGCATCGTCACCGCCATCGATCATTGGCAAATCCAGGACAGCGCCAAGGCGCAGGAAGGTGGCGCCGATATCTCTGCGACTGGTTTTGCCACCAAAGAATGGTATCCCGTCAGCGGCCGGGCGACCGTCATGGCGGGCCTGCTGGAAAATCACGCATTCAAGAACGACGTGTTCTATAGCGACAACCTGCGTGCCGTGCAGGTGCCGGACGCCAGCGGCAACCTCTTCGTGACGCCATGGTGGTACCGCACCGACATCACGCTGACGAAGAATCCCGCAGGACGGCACACACTGCTGCGCGCCAATGGCCTGATCGCGAGTGCCGACGTCTGGCTTAACGGCCATCAGGTCGCTGATCACGCCGACGTCGCTGGCGCCTATCCTGTCTACGAGTTTGACGTAACGCGCTGGGTTCACGCGGGCGCGAATGTCCTCGCCATGCAGATACATCCCGCCGATCCGAGAAAGAGCCTGTCGATTGGCTGGGTGGACTGGAACCCGACGCCACCGGACAACAACATGGGGCCATGGCGCGGCGTGGATATCGTGCAAACAGGCCCCGTCGCCTTGAGCTACCCAGAGGTTCTTTCGGCGCTATCGCTGCCGGATCTCTCGCACGCCACGCTGACGGTGAAAGTCACCGCAAAGAATCTCGACACCGTGGCACATGACGCGACGATCGCCGGCACCGTGGCCGGCGTCGCTTTGCAGCAAACCGTCCATCTCGCATCTGGGCAGACGCAAGTCGTTTCATTCTCCCCCGCCACCACGCCAGGACTTGCACTGGACCATCCAAAGATCTGGTGGCCAGTGGGCATGGGCGACCATCCGCTGTACTCACTGGAGATGACCGCCGCCGTCGAGGGCACCACCTCCGACCGGGCAACGGCGACGTTCGGTATACGCAGTGTCAGCTCAAGCCTGACCAAGCAGGGCTATCGGCAGTTCTTTATCAACGGGAAACCGCTGTTGATCCGCGGTGGCGGCTGGGCGCCAGACATGTTTCTGCGCGACGACCCTGCTCGCATGGACGCCGAGTTCAACTACGTGCTCAACCTCGGCCTCAACACCATTCGCAGCGAGGGCAAGCTGGAAAACCAGCGGTTCTATGACCTTGCCGACCAGAACGGCATTCTCGTGCTGGCAGGCTGGGAGTGCTGCGACAAGTGGGAGTCAGCCGCAAAGACCGGCGGTTCGCCATGGACTGCCGCCGACCTGAAAGTCGCTGAAAACTCCATGGCCAGCGAAGCGCGCCTGCTTCGCAACCATCCCTCCGTGATCGGCTTTTACATCGGCAGCGACAATGCACCTCCGCCGCCCATCGCCAAGATGTACGTCGATACGCTGCACGCGGAGGATTGGTCGCTCCCCATCATCTCGGCGGCGGCCGATCAGGGTACCGCTGAAACCGGCCCTTCCGGCATGAAAATGGCCGGGCCGTACGACTGGATTCCGCCTGCTTATTGGTACGCGGATAAGCTCGGCGGTGCGTTTGGCTTCGATTCCGAAGTCAGCGCGGGCGCGGACATCCCGCGACTGGAGGACGTGCAGCGCATGCTGTCGCCACAGGAGCAGGAAGCGCTGTGGAAATACCCCGATGCAAGGCAATACCACGCATCCGCGGACTGGTCGGAATTCGCCGTACTTACGCCGTTCGACAACGCGCTCGCGCATCGTTACGGCACACCTACCAGTCTGGCCGACTACGTCGCCAAGGCGCAGCTCGACAACTACGACAACGTTCGCGCACAGTTCGAGGCGTTCAACGCACGCATGAATGCCGCGAAGCCGGCCACGGGCGTGATCTACTGGATGCTCAACAACGCCTGGCCCTCGCTGCACTGGCATCTGTACGACTACTTTATGAACCCTGCCGGCGCCTATTTCGGTGCGAAAAAAGCCAACGAGCTGGTACACATTCAATACTCGTATGACTCGAAGGACATCGTGCTGGTGAACCATGCGCTTGACGATGTCCATGGCCTGCAGGCGGGCGTCCGCGTGCGCAATCTGGACGGCAGCGTGCTCTACGAGAAGCATCTGCAAGGCATCGACCTCGCGGGGAACCACGCGCAGCCACTGGCAACGCTGCCGACCATCGCCAAGCTGTCACCCACGTACTTTATCGAGCTCGACCTCACTGCTTCCGACGGCAAGCCAATCAGCCGCAACGTCTATTGGCTATCCACCCGGACAGACGTGCTCGACTGGGCGAAGTCGAACTGGTATCTCACCCCGCTGACGCAATACGCAGACTTGACGGCACTGGCATCACTGCCGGCCGCGACCAGTGAAGTCCACGCCACGACGCGACGCGAGGGCAATGACAACGTGACCACAGTCACCCTATCCGTGCCCGAATCATCCAAGGCTGTGGCGCTCTTCCAGCACGTATCGATCAGACGCGGCGCGAACGGCGACCTTGCACTGCCCATACGCTGGACTGACAATGACATCACGCTTTGGCCGGGTGAATCGATCGTCCTGACTGCGCAATACACTGCACAGGGAACCGCCGATCCTGTCGTCGAAGTGACGGGCTGGAACGTTTCCACCCAACGTGTTGCGACTGGCGCTACACGAGGAACAGTTCATTGA
- a CDS encoding APC family permease — MDTPFEPHHDKASMQDSSAPQPVRDNSFHRSIGLFSGTAINMTQMCGIGPFITIPIMVAAMGGPQAVIGWIAGAILAMADGLVWAELGAAMPGSGGTYVYLREAFQYRTGKLMPFLFIWTMLLAIPLLMSTGIIGMVEYLEFFFPNLGWWSVHAISLAATAVVTWMLYRRIESVRAITIGLWVIMLVSVIGVSAAGFSHFHADYAFAYPADTFGGKFFMGLGAGLIIGIYDYLGYNTTAYIGDELRNPGRTMPGTIIISVIAMMVVYLLLNISVLGVAPWQEIAQSKSVASLVVERSWGHLAAAVMTVLIIVTAFASVFTGLLGGSRVPFQAAQDKVFLSVFGHLHAKHGFPHVALLTMGVVTAIGTFFDLTEVINMLLAATIIVQSIAQIAALVVLRKRQPNLERPYKQWLYPVPCIIALVGWVYVYVSASTLSLVLSGLWIAAGLVVFAIWARLNQSWPFAPVEVRETYLGKH; from the coding sequence ATGGACACTCCGTTCGAACCCCATCACGACAAGGCCAGCATGCAGGATTCCAGCGCGCCCCAGCCCGTTCGCGACAACAGCTTCCACCGCTCTATCGGCTTGTTCTCGGGAACTGCCATCAACATGACGCAGATGTGCGGCATCGGGCCGTTCATCACCATCCCGATCATGGTCGCGGCCATGGGTGGACCGCAGGCGGTCATCGGCTGGATTGCCGGCGCCATCCTCGCCATGGCCGACGGCCTGGTCTGGGCTGAACTGGGAGCGGCCATGCCGGGCTCCGGCGGAACCTACGTCTACCTGCGCGAAGCGTTCCAGTACCGCACCGGCAAGTTGATGCCCTTCCTGTTCATCTGGACGATGCTGCTGGCGATTCCCCTGCTGATGTCTACGGGCATCATCGGCATGGTGGAGTATCTGGAGTTCTTCTTCCCCAACCTGGGCTGGTGGTCGGTGCACGCGATCAGCCTGGCGGCAACCGCTGTCGTTACCTGGATGCTCTATCGCCGCATCGAATCGGTGCGTGCGATCACGATCGGGTTGTGGGTCATCATGCTGGTTTCCGTCATCGGCGTGTCGGCTGCGGGCTTCTCGCACTTCCATGCGGATTATGCCTTTGCCTATCCGGCAGACACGTTTGGCGGCAAGTTCTTCATGGGCCTGGGCGCCGGACTGATCATCGGCATCTACGACTATCTCGGTTACAACACCACGGCCTACATCGGCGACGAACTGCGCAACCCGGGACGAACCATGCCCGGCACCATCATCATCTCCGTGATCGCGATGATGGTCGTCTACCTGCTGCTCAACATCAGCGTACTTGGCGTGGCGCCGTGGCAGGAAATCGCCCAATCCAAGTCCGTCGCATCGCTGGTGGTGGAGCGCAGTTGGGGGCATCTGGCTGCCGCCGTCATGACCGTCCTCATCATCGTGACTGCGTTCGCCTCGGTATTCACCGGCCTGCTGGGTGGGTCACGCGTGCCGTTCCAGGCTGCGCAGGACAAGGTGTTTCTTTCCGTGTTTGGGCACCTGCACGCTAAGCACGGCTTCCCTCACGTGGCATTGCTCACGATGGGCGTCGTGACGGCCATCGGCACGTTCTTTGACCTCACCGAAGTCATCAACATGCTGTTAGCCGCGACCATCATCGTGCAGTCCATCGCGCAGATCGCCGCACTGGTCGTGTTGCGCAAGCGCCAGCCGAATCTTGAGCGGCCGTACAAGCAATGGCTCTATCCCGTGCCCTGCATCATCGCACTGGTGGGATGGGTCTACGTGTACGTGTCGGCCTCCACGCTGTCGCTGGTGCTGTCTGGCCTATGGATCGCCGCTGGCCTGGTGGTATTTGCCATCTGGGCCCGTCTCAACCAGTCCTGGCCATTCGCGCCGGTGGAAGTACGCGAAACCTATCTCGGGAAGCACTGA
- a CDS encoding TonB-dependent receptor, with protein MSTVLRKHPLSFAVTMSLFAAVSTTASASTFLDVQTDGQAAQASPAQTATPPAPDAKKADTKADGSDAQKNAATLGAVNVSGVRASQMRAIDLKRDAANIQDSITAENIGALPDTTITDSLQRVTGVQINRDAGVGTSVDVRGLPQVGTMLNGEVFITADQIDSQQPDFTMLPSTLFHGVDVVKSSTANETDGGISGAIDLHTYRPWDLPSGFTYSYSANGERGTTTNHLGPEANGLISYNDSGHWGLLISGDFSNTRRFNSTEGLDQYGVVLNGENAASAGGYNGFLTPWNGAPIPSKIVQNADGSVDVNGDGKSNGVFMGSQDIGLNDIITQRKRKSGNASFQMDLGSGFSVTSDYFYSQQREYDRNYGIQFNSTNWQGATYVPLQSRNTGSPALGAYGTPQPGWEGSQFYTTQVYEKWPGDVESYSQIIQKSSVAKNLNLQLDYDDGGPFTGSVRGIHDTASQSNQETDVNVSDSDGALWPNVLMDGVDPNSVPPGTMVYPAQLGGNRVFNANGIPQNTVPIVANFGGRYLTVSMPASLASDFANPNGWTMKTLESSGDYDRKVALNALRFDGKFDFQDGFKLEFGLRNSIRSASNDGWTLETPVYGGMGATDPNGCLVRYVGADVVMDSGSCTAGNATGYYRAGPLSAVQMPNAAAPLSGNFKQYTNLLGSGINFWAVNPNAMVNPISFWKSLYPDTVQVAEPGTTWAVQLKELSGYLQGDFDGTLWDMPYAGNIGVRMIHTNLDVTQHLSGAPGSYGDEPVDAGTAQTKRSYQDVLPSANFSLDLTESLKFRLAYSKNMMPLDLSTWAGGLQLNYSLAETPQGPIFRVANGTSTGNPNLNPWRSTNYGASLEYYINPTSMLSLALFRIDVDSFIKNGSVTNCTLPDEDGVVRDHCIVITQPVQGTGNSIHGAEFDYRQGFTFLPSFLSKTGMEINGTYAPSNSGETDLAGHKIPFQDNSTKSGNFILWYQDDHFQARVAYNYRSRRAVMDSVGGITGMEMYEAPQKYLDASISYKFSKYAEVFLDGTNLTNEYQKYYLVWPDQPAHSTFSERMFMFGVRGQW; from the coding sequence ATGTCCACCGTACTTCGCAAGCATCCATTGTCATTTGCCGTCACCATGTCGCTGTTCGCCGCCGTGTCGACGACGGCATCAGCATCGACATTTCTTGATGTCCAGACAGACGGCCAGGCGGCGCAAGCCAGCCCGGCCCAAACTGCTACACCGCCGGCGCCTGACGCCAAGAAAGCCGACACCAAGGCTGACGGCAGTGACGCACAAAAGAACGCAGCCACGCTTGGGGCCGTGAATGTCTCCGGCGTTCGTGCGTCGCAGATGCGCGCCATCGACCTTAAACGCGATGCCGCAAACATTCAGGACAGCATTACGGCCGAGAATATCGGCGCATTGCCTGATACCACCATCACCGACTCCCTGCAGCGCGTGACCGGCGTACAGATCAATCGCGACGCAGGCGTAGGTACTTCGGTGGATGTGCGTGGCCTGCCGCAGGTCGGCACCATGTTGAACGGCGAAGTGTTCATCACGGCGGATCAAATCGATTCGCAGCAGCCCGACTTCACCATGCTTCCCTCCACGCTATTCCATGGCGTGGACGTGGTGAAATCATCCACCGCCAACGAGACCGACGGCGGCATCAGTGGCGCCATCGACCTGCATACCTACCGCCCCTGGGATCTCCCCAGCGGATTTACCTACAGTTACTCCGCCAATGGCGAGCGTGGCACCACCACCAACCATTTGGGGCCGGAGGCTAACGGGCTCATTTCGTACAACGACAGCGGCCACTGGGGCCTGTTGATCTCGGGAGATTTCTCCAACACCCGGCGCTTTAATTCCACCGAAGGCCTCGACCAGTACGGTGTCGTGCTTAACGGCGAGAACGCCGCCAGCGCGGGCGGCTACAACGGCTTCCTGACGCCATGGAATGGCGCGCCCATTCCGTCGAAGATCGTCCAGAACGCGGACGGTAGCGTAGACGTCAATGGCGACGGCAAGTCCAATGGCGTCTTCATGGGCAGCCAGGACATCGGCCTCAATGACATCATCACGCAGCGCAAGCGCAAGTCAGGCAATGCCTCATTCCAGATGGACCTGGGCAGCGGCTTCAGCGTGACCAGCGACTACTTCTATTCGCAGCAGCGCGAGTACGACCGCAACTACGGCATCCAGTTCAACTCCACCAACTGGCAGGGCGCGACCTACGTGCCGTTGCAGTCACGCAATACGGGAAGCCCTGCCCTTGGTGCCTACGGCACGCCGCAGCCGGGCTGGGAAGGCTCGCAGTTCTACACCACACAGGTGTACGAGAAGTGGCCTGGCGATGTGGAGTCGTACTCGCAGATCATCCAGAAGAGTTCCGTCGCCAAGAATCTCAACCTGCAACTGGACTACGACGACGGCGGCCCGTTCACGGGAAGCGTTCGCGGCATCCACGACACCGCATCTCAGTCGAACCAGGAAACCGACGTCAACGTGTCCGATTCCGATGGTGCGTTGTGGCCGAACGTGCTGATGGACGGCGTCGATCCGAACTCGGTGCCGCCGGGCACCATGGTCTATCCCGCGCAATTGGGCGGCAATCGCGTGTTCAACGCTAACGGCATTCCGCAGAACACGGTGCCGATCGTCGCCAACTTCGGCGGTCGCTACCTCACGGTGAGCATGCCCGCCTCGCTGGCTTCCGATTTCGCCAACCCCAACGGCTGGACGATGAAAACGCTGGAGTCTTCCGGCGACTACGACCGGAAGGTGGCACTCAACGCGCTGCGCTTTGATGGCAAGTTCGATTTCCAGGATGGCTTCAAGCTGGAGTTCGGCCTGCGCAACAGCATCCGCAGCGCGAGCAACGACGGCTGGACCCTGGAAACGCCGGTCTATGGTGGCATGGGTGCCACCGATCCAAACGGATGCCTGGTGCGTTATGTCGGTGCCGACGTGGTCATGGATAGCGGCTCCTGCACGGCAGGCAACGCCACGGGCTACTACCGCGCCGGCCCGCTGTCCGCCGTGCAGATGCCCAATGCAGCCGCCCCGCTATCAGGCAACTTCAAGCAATACACCAACCTGCTCGGCTCGGGCATCAACTTCTGGGCGGTCAACCCTAACGCGATGGTCAATCCCATCTCGTTCTGGAAATCGCTCTACCCCGACACGGTCCAGGTGGCGGAGCCAGGAACGACCTGGGCCGTGCAGCTGAAGGAGTTGTCGGGCTACTTGCAAGGTGATTTCGACGGCACCCTCTGGGACATGCCGTATGCCGGCAATATCGGCGTGCGCATGATCCACACCAATCTCGATGTCACTCAGCACCTGAGTGGCGCTCCGGGCTCTTACGGCGACGAACCGGTCGACGCGGGCACCGCCCAGACCAAGCGCAGCTATCAGGACGTGCTGCCGTCGGCCAACTTCTCCCTGGATCTGACCGAGAGCCTGAAGTTCCGACTGGCGTATTCCAAGAACATGATGCCGCTGGATCTCAGCACCTGGGCCGGTGGTTTGCAGCTGAACTACTCGCTGGCAGAAACGCCGCAGGGGCCGATCTTCCGTGTTGCCAATGGCACCTCGACGGGTAACCCGAACCTCAATCCGTGGCGCTCCACCAACTATGGCGCATCGCTAGAGTACTACATCAACCCCACCAGCATGCTCAGCCTTGCGTTGTTCCGCATCGACGTGGACAGCTTTATCAAGAACGGCAGCGTGACCAACTGTACGCTGCCGGATGAGGACGGCGTCGTTCGTGATCATTGCATCGTGATCACCCAGCCCGTGCAGGGCACCGGCAACAGCATCCATGGCGCCGAGTTCGATTATCGCCAGGGCTTTACCTTCCTTCCGAGCTTCCTGTCCAAGACGGGCATGGAGATAAACGGCACCTACGCACCCAGCAACTCGGGCGAGACGGATCTGGCCGGCCACAAGATCCCGTTCCAGGACAACTCCACCAAATCCGGCAACTTCATCCTGTGGTATCAGGACGATCACTTCCAGGCTCGCGTTGCGTACAACTATCGTTCGCGGCGCGCGGTGATGGACAGTGTGGGTGGCATCACGGGCATGGAGATGTACGAAGCGCCACAGAAGTACCTCGACGCATCGATCTCGTACAAGTTCAGCAAATACGCCGAAGTGTTCCTCGACGGCACCAACCTCACCAATGAATACCAAAAGTATTACTTGGTGTGGCCGGACCAGCCTGCGCACTCGACGTTCTCCGAGCGCATGTTTATGTTCGGTGTGCGCGGGCAGTGGTAA
- a CDS encoding beta-N-acetylhexosaminidase gives MAVAWLVTTGAVVATPATPVWSLLPQPAKATPAVSGATKITDGALIAVRGADRQQVQAIAEQFVQRVADTQGLHLRMASTSDAHPAITFDVNASAEVTGDTGYRLTINDDGILVTARTPRGAFYGSVTLWQLLTPAGWTHGAPVEVAHGVIDDYPRFAWRALLLDSGRHYQSVADIKKLIDWMSLNKLNVLLWHVTEDQGWRLEIPKYPELTKIGACRKAVGLDSELTGSADLPYCGFYTQAEARDIVRYAAERYVDVVPEIDLPGHSQAAIAAYPWLGVTGKRPEVWTDWGVSPWLLKPNEKTLQFVDDVLDDVMRLFPSRYISIGGDEADKQQWNASPEVRAQMHTLGLKNMDELQGWFMNQVAAHLIEHGRTPVGWDDELVAGATLPASQVVMSWHGDHNEQVALAAIKQGHDVVMTPQESLYFDHYQSDLPDDWPGPPPAATLRQAYDTVVIPNGASAAEAQHIIGVQAGLWAEQMPTFAHDQHAIFPRVAALSELGWSPAGTRDWHDFLQRLPAELARYRALGIHYADNAFAPTFQVAAASHGALRVELSNQAEFGTIRYTTDGSEPTAQSTAYAQPLTLPGNTTLRAATFAEDGFELAAPRSQVLDETTLLSRDSSELATCSKQPASRLEGSTPTQGSRPVYSVDIGNACWLWPQASLGGVKQVVITAERIAWRFGDEAKDAVVRRKISAAGELEIHADSCTGPLLASLPLDGVAQAKGQVRLDAKVGTPAGAGVHTLCVFATGDPRDGQWALGRVMFSK, from the coding sequence ATGGCCGTCGCGTGGCTGGTCACGACGGGAGCGGTCGTCGCCACGCCAGCCACTCCCGTATGGTCGTTACTCCCGCAGCCCGCGAAGGCCACTCCGGCCGTATCGGGCGCGACCAAGATCACGGATGGCGCCTTGATCGCCGTGCGCGGCGCGGATCGCCAGCAAGTGCAGGCCATCGCCGAGCAATTCGTGCAACGTGTGGCCGACACCCAGGGATTGCATCTGCGCATGGCATCCACGAGTGATGCGCATCCGGCGATCACGTTCGACGTCAATGCGAGCGCCGAGGTCACGGGCGATACCGGCTACCGCCTAACCATCAATGACGACGGCATCCTGGTCACGGCACGCACGCCACGCGGCGCGTTTTACGGAAGCGTCACCCTGTGGCAATTGCTGACACCGGCCGGATGGACGCATGGCGCGCCCGTCGAGGTTGCTCATGGCGTCATCGATGATTACCCGCGCTTTGCGTGGCGCGCACTTCTGCTCGATTCCGGCCGGCACTACCAGAGCGTGGCCGACATCAAGAAGCTGATCGACTGGATGTCGCTCAACAAGCTGAATGTGCTGCTCTGGCACGTCACCGAGGATCAAGGCTGGCGCCTCGAAATCCCCAAGTATCCGGAACTCACGAAAATCGGCGCGTGCCGCAAGGCGGTGGGTCTCGACAGCGAACTGACCGGTTCTGCCGACCTGCCCTATTGCGGCTTCTATACCCAAGCCGAAGCACGTGACATCGTGCGTTATGCCGCCGAGCGCTATGTGGACGTAGTGCCAGAAATCGATCTGCCCGGGCATTCGCAGGCAGCTATCGCCGCCTACCCGTGGCTGGGCGTCACCGGCAAGCGTCCCGAGGTGTGGACCGACTGGGGCGTCAGCCCGTGGCTACTCAAGCCCAACGAGAAAACCTTGCAGTTCGTCGATGACGTGCTTGACGACGTGATGCGGCTGTTCCCTTCTCGATACATCTCCATTGGTGGCGATGAGGCCGACAAGCAGCAATGGAATGCATCGCCTGAAGTGCGTGCACAGATGCACACGCTGGGCTTGAAGAACATGGATGAGCTGCAGGGCTGGTTCATGAATCAGGTCGCTGCGCATCTCATCGAACACGGACGCACCCCGGTGGGCTGGGACGATGAACTGGTTGCCGGTGCGACGCTGCCGGCCTCGCAAGTGGTGATGTCCTGGCACGGCGACCACAATGAGCAAGTGGCGCTCGCTGCGATCAAGCAAGGCCACGACGTGGTGATGACACCGCAGGAATCGCTGTACTTCGACCACTATCAGTCCGACCTCCCGGATGATTGGCCGGGGCCGCCACCCGCAGCGACATTGCGGCAGGCCTATGACACCGTCGTTATCCCAAACGGTGCGAGCGCCGCAGAAGCCCAGCACATCATCGGGGTACAGGCCGGCCTATGGGCCGAGCAGATGCCCACCTTTGCGCACGACCAGCATGCAATATTTCCGCGCGTCGCGGCCCTGTCCGAGCTTGGTTGGTCACCTGCGGGCACACGCGACTGGCACGACTTCCTCCAACGCCTGCCGGCAGAACTGGCGCGCTACCGCGCGCTAGGCATCCACTACGCCGACAATGCCTTCGCACCCACCTTCCAGGTAGCCGCAGCCAGCCATGGCGCGTTACGGGTCGAGCTTTCCAACCAGGCGGAATTCGGCACGATTCGATACACGACGGATGGCTCCGAGCCAACCGCGCAATCCACAGCCTATGCTCAGCCGCTCACACTGCCGGGCAACACCACCTTGCGTGCCGCAACGTTTGCGGAGGATGGCTTCGAACTTGCCGCGCCGCGCAGCCAAGTGCTGGATGAAACCACCCTACTGAGTCGCGACAGCAGCGAGCTTGCCACCTGTTCCAAGCAGCCCGCCTCGCGTCTGGAGGGCAGCACGCCAACGCAGGGAAGCAGGCCCGTCTACTCCGTCGACATCGGCAACGCGTGCTGGCTTTGGCCGCAAGCGTCGCTAGGTGGCGTCAAACAGGTCGTGATCACTGCCGAGCGCATCGCATGGCGCTTCGGCGATGAAGCCAAGGATGCCGTGGTGCGCCGCAAGATCAGCGCAGCCGGCGAACTCGAGATTCATGCTGATTCCTGCACGGGCCCGCTGCTTGCGAGCTTGCCATTGGATGGCGTCGCGCAGGCGAAGGGGCAAGTACGTCTTGACGCAAAGGTTGGCACGCCGGCGGGGGCCGGCGTTCACACCCTATGCGTCTTCGCTACCGGCGATCCACGCGATGGCCAGTGGGCGTTAGGGCGAGTGATGTTTTCGAAGTAA